The window CTTGAACATAGTTATCGATAATTTTTTGCCGTAAGTCGAGCGAATATGCCTTCATTTCTCTTTAAGGAAAATGTACAACCTATCTATTAATCGTACCTCATTAGATAGGGAAACGCTATAAGAGCGATCGCGCCTACCTTCCATCTCACGCAATGTTATCTGTCGCCGAAGAGGTTAGCTGCTAGCGTTTCAAGGGAAGCGATCGCAAGGGTTGAAAACTCTACTTATCAAGTAAGCAGGATGCGATCGCACTTAGGCCGAAATTATGGATGGGCGATCGCACAGTTACACTAAAATCTAGGCACAATGCTGTGAGAGATCGATTATGAAAATTAAGGCAGTCATCTGGCAGGAAGATGGGGTATGGTGTGGTTCTGTACCTGCTCTACCAGGTTGTCACACTTGGGGAGAAAGCTACGAACAACTGTTGGAGATGCTAGAAGACGCTATTCAGGGTTGGCTGGAAGTTGCTAGTCAGCACCAAGAGCTTGAACCTGAGAAACAATTGATTGAGCTATCTGTATGAAGTCGGTTTCCGGTAAAGCTCTTTGTAAGATTGTTGAGCGACATGGTTGGGAACTAAAACGAGTGACTGGTAGCCACCATATTTATGCAAAGGAAGATATGAGTGTCATTCTCTCCATTCCTGTTCATAGCAATCGGGATCTGCCTACTGGTACTTTGAGAAGCCTCCTGAAGGATGCTGAACTTACTGAAGAAGACCTAGACTAACAGTGCGATCGCCCATACTCCTCGGACTGAAGCTAGGAAACCCCTACATCTAGTTTTGTTCAGAATCTAGCGTTGTGGAGCGATCGCGCCTACCTTCCATCTCACGTAAGACCGTTGAGCTTTGTTTCGAGGTTAGCTGTTAGCGTTCCAAGTATGAGATCTGCTGAAAGCAGTAGCGCTAATGCGATCGCACTTAGGTCGAAATTGTGCATGGGCGATCGCACAGCTACACTAAAATCTAGGCACAATGCTGTGAGAGACCGATTAATAAACGAATGAATTTAGTACCAGTTGTAGAATTTCGTCCCACCGAATATCAAACAAAGCATCATGAAATGCCGGAGAATTCAAAAGCGAATTCCCTCGAGCTGTGGGATGCTTATTGGAGAAATTCTCTTGCCGATTCGGGGATTATTACACTTGAGCCTTATGCAAATGGTTCGTGGTTAGTTGAAACTGAAATCTTACTAAACAATAAAAAAACAATAGAACTAATGCTAATAAAGCATTTAACTAACTTTAAATCTGGCTTAATAAAAAGTATCTCTGAAGAGGTTGGTGCGTTGTATGGAGGTTACATTCTCGAAATTGATGAAAAATTAAAAATTTATCCTGAATGCTGCGGTAGCCTTAAAGAT of the Microcoleus sp. FACHB-831 genome contains:
- a CDS encoding type II toxin-antitoxin system HicB family antitoxin gives rise to the protein MKIKAVIWQEDGVWCGSVPALPGCHTWGESYEQLLEMLEDAIQGWLEVASQHQELEPEKQLIELSV
- a CDS encoding type II toxin-antitoxin system HicA family toxin, coding for MKSVSGKALCKIVERHGWELKRVTGSHHIYAKEDMSVILSIPVHSNRDLPTGTLRSLLKDAELTEEDLD